A section of the Parasteatoda tepidariorum isolate YZ-2023 chromosome 6, CAS_Ptep_4.0, whole genome shotgun sequence genome encodes:
- the LOC107443229 gene encoding zinc finger protein 26, protein MTHSEAFMTAKYGSFHPTFSNDYLLKHGSFFMKPTLHPDGFVYPTLSESARYQVYKDMKCEPPDPDLPLNFAIKQEKPPTPPASTSPKSPSPTDPTAPLPILNGSSKNATWILGKQKLSWDNSTVASYNPDTKMFRCVVCNAVGFLSRIAEHYLGTHTSAKVFQCLHCPYSSTWSRCVRMHMAKHHGVPNAPPSLWKGQPLLEEIFQLLTNLKTTVDSQGRERLDPELCDKKFICPKCPYTTDRRDLYLRHENIHKEDKPYHCYICFKLFNRADHVKKHFLRIHRGHPYDISLVRRRPPRMSSSAGNTSSPTNTTSNGTNGLSNNFSVDKLISNDNDIKMKNEVMDLSQRTSSPVVDSVQTASTKQLKTFQCPYCEWEGVDSWCLRRHMNVHLKNFECPICDFKAGKAERLFTHGYRAHKKLICTKCKFVTDVAFDFDLHVKECCVEIREGSNIEKISEDSLIESDDANIEANLDPPGPSEIPPITPFVLPETAKLFDHRMALDLKGSVSLMPLHNSISYCFPSSQAFGTNGMNSFREKLPDVLVNGDGKAATNGKVESKLELASPVQSSSDSGVTDLTSDNNDQDIVCWHCGCEFANSSSLQIHTELYHREDLKETTSSSKKDQAVVKTKKFSCAICNFNSDKQRTIIEHMRYHTGEVLHCRAGPQCAFKTVCDSTLEKHVETEHNDSLKRCPHCGQICCERIPFIRHYRKCHHSKSCNRCKVIKRSLDPKYANSNESLELLLKANKDQSEEEVKPYLHHNPYSKRSSGIRPYAHCNAAMSKVAVSIPQALQMTVDDLVIAQDNGNRGRKSRKQTFPRKLLNTNMISKQTRVRKRKNVCDKKKRTKRGKAPKLFKYQFRKKLLKRANLFVRRCKLNHAHSLIFKTNINFVRHLFWHHFLKKYCCHKCSSKFRHEYQVLLHRRRYHDNF, encoded by the exons ATGACGCACAGTGAGGCATTTATGACTGCCAAGTATGGTAGTTTTCATCCCACCTTTTCCAACGATTATCTTCTTAAGCATGGAAGTTTCTTCATGAAACCGACCCTCCATCCTGATGGTTTCGTGTATCCAACCCTTAGTGAATCCGCCAGGTATCAGGTGTACAAAGACATGAAATGCGAACCACCAGATCCTGATTTGCCATTGAACTTCGCCATCAAGCAAGAAAAACCACCAACTCCTCCCGCATCCACATCACCTAAGTCACCTTCGCCAACTGACCCAACAGCTCCTTTACCG ATTTTGAATGGATCATCTAAAAATGCCACCTGGATTCTCGGGAAACAGAAACTCAGCTGGGACAATTCCACTGTTGCCAGTTACAATCCAGACACTAAAATGTTTCGATGCGTGGTGTGCAATGCAGTTGGATTCCTCTCAAGAATAGCTGAACATTACCTTGGCACTCACACAAGTGCAAAGGTATTCCAGTGCTTACATTGCCCATACAGCAGCACATGGTCTCGCTGTGTACGAATGCACATGGCTAAACATCATGGCGTGCCCAATGCCCCGCCCTCTTTATGGAAAGGCCAGCCTCTTCTTGAAGAAATTTTCCAGCTTTTGACCAACCTTAAGACCACTGTTGATAGTCAAGGTAGGGAAAGACTCGATCCTGAATTATGTGACAAGAAGTTCATCTGTCCGAAATGCCCCTACACGACAGACAGACGAGATCTTTATTTGAGACACGAAAACATACACAAAGAGGACAAGCCTTACCACTGTTATATATGTTTTAAGCTATTCAATCGTGCAGATCACGTGAAAAAGCATTTTCTGAGGATACATCGAGGACATCCTTATGATATTAGCTTAGTAAGGCGTAGACCTCCGAGGATGTCTTCATCTGCAGGGAATACGAGCTCTCCAACGAACACCACCAGCAATGGAACGAATGGACTGTCGAACAATTTTAGTGTTGATAAACTTATATCTAATGATAACGATATCAAAATGAAGAATGAAGTGATGGATTTAAGTCAGAGAACATCTTCGCCGGTTGTGGATTCGGTACAGACTGCTTCAACGAAACAGTTGAAGACATTTCAATGTCCCTACTGTGAATGGGAAGGAGTGGATAGTTGGTGCCTCAGACGACACATGAATGTTCATTTGAAGAATTTCGAATGTCCCATATGTGATTTTAAAGCAGGTAAAGCTGAGAGACTCTTCACGCATGGATATAGAGCACATAAAAAGTTGATCTGTACTAAATGCAAGTTTGTCACTGATGTCGCCTTTGATTTTGATCTTCATGTCAAAGAATGTTG TGTGGAGATAAGAGAGGGCTCAAACAtcgaaaaaatttctgaagataGTCTGATCGAAAGTGATGACGCCAATATCGAAGCCAATTTAGATCCACCTGGACCATCAGAAATTCCACCCATCACACCTTTTGTTCTCCCAGAAACCGCCAAACTTTTTGATCACCGCATGGCCTTGGACCTGAAGGGTTCTGTCAGCTTAATGCCCTTGCATAACAGCATATCGTATTGTTTCCCTTCTTCCCAAGCATTTGGAACAAACGGAATGAATAGTTTCAGGGAAAAGTTGCCAGATGTCTTGGTGAATGGTGATGGAAAAGCTGCCACAAATGGCAAAGTAGAAAGCAAATTAGAGCTTGCGTCACCTGTTCAGAGCT CTAGCGACAGTGGAGTTACTGACTTAACCAGTGATAACAATGATCAGGATATCGTCTGCTGGCATTGTGGCTGTGAGTTTGCCAATTCGTCCTCCTTGCAAATCCACACAGAGCTTTATCACCGAGAGGATCTGAAGGAAACTACCAGTTCCTCGAAAAAAGACCAAGCTGTtgttaaaacaaagaaattctCCTGCGCCATTTGCAATTTCAACAGTGACAAGCAACGAACTATCATCGAACACATGCGATACCACACTGGAGAAGTTCTCCATTGCAGAGCTGGTCCACAATGTGCCTTTAAAACTGTCTGCGACTCCACCCTCGAGAAGCATGTGGAGACCGAACATAATGACTCTTTGAAGAGATGCCCGCATTGTGGGCAAATCTGCTGCGAGAGAATTCCATTTATAAGACATTACAGAAAATGTCACCATTCCAAATCTTGCAATCGTTGCAAAGTAATCAAAAGAAGCTTGGATCCAAAATACGCCAACAGCAATGAGAGTTTAGAGTTGCTTCTGAAAGCAAACAAGGACCAATCAGAAGAAGAAGTCAAACCATATCTTCATCACAATCCTTATTCTAAACGTTCAAGTGGCATTAGACCTTACGCCCACTGCAACGCAGCAATGTCTAAAGTAGCTGTATCCATTCCACAAGCTTTGCAGATGACTGTTGATGATTTAGTGATTGCTCAAGATAATGGCAATCGTGGACGGAAATCTAGGAAGCAAACTTTTCCTAGAAAGCTTTTAAATACCAATATGATCTCAAAACAGACACGCGTTCGTAAAAGGAAAAATGTCTGTGATAAAAAGAAACGAACTAAACGCGGAAAAGCGCCAAAACTGTTCAAATATCAGTTCCGGAAGAAGTTGCTCAAACGTGCAAACTTGTTTGTAAGGCGTTGCAAACTAAACCATGCGCATTCATTGATCTTCAAAACCAACATTAATTTTGTTCGGCACCTATTCTGGcaccattttctaaaaaagtattgttGCCACAAATGCAGCAGTAAATTCAGGCACGAATATCAAGTTCTTTTGCACAGAAGAAGATATcacgataatttttaa